The sequence TTGGAAGGAAtgactctattctattctatgcgattctattctattctttccccctttttctccccaattgtacccggccaatcaccccactctttcgagccatctcagtcactgctccaccccctctgccgatccggggagggctgcagactaccacatgcctcctcagatacatgtggagtcgccagccgcttcttttcgcctgacagtgaggagtttcgccagggggatgtagcgcgtgggaggatcacgctattcctcctggtcccccctccccccgaacaggtgccccgaccgaccagaggaggcgctagtgcagcgaccatgtcACCCACCTGCAGTCACAGCTAATTGTtactgtagggacgcctggctgCTTGGCCGGGCCTGgccaagtaacacggggattcgaaccggcgacccccgtgtttgtaggaaacggaatagaccgctacaccacccagatgccctattctattctattctattctattctattctattctattccataaACCATGTGCTGCGATCACAGAATACATGTAGTTCTATGGAGAGTATATGTTATCACTCATCCCTCGTGTGCGTAGACACGCTTGGCTAATAAACATGCTTTTGATTCTGATCTGACTCATTTAACAAATAGCCAAGCACGTTATCTAAAAAATAAATTGAATCATCGTAGAGACTAGCGTGGGGGAAATTTCTTCCTTGTGGTAATTTCTGCTGTACTTTattcaacaaccccccccccgcccccctctgccTGGGACTCAAACACTCTAAAGTGAAGACCTGACCGTTTAGAGGAGTTCAGCTGCCTCTACACTCCATCAGCCTATTAGTGAAAAAACTTCTTGTTTCTATAGCAACCGTTCCCACTCACGTCTTCAGAATGCCGAGCGTTGTGAAGGATTAAGGAAGAGAGAGCGCGGTCATGACAGTCACACCTGGGCATTTAGATAAACTGAAGGTTTCATATTGCACAAAGGCCTCCGGCGGCAGGCTGACTGTTGCTGATGGTCTTTGTTTGGTCTGATCGACTGTGACGGCACCTCCCTACATGGCACGTAGCACAAACATCAGACAGAGGAACTGAGTGTGACACGAGAAAAGGCATCAGATTGCACACGTGAAATAAATGCATGAACCTACACCCACGTaccccaacacacagacacacaccagctttGAAACACTGTAAATGACGTCATTTGGTCAGTGATTTTTGCTTGTAAGTGTCCTTGGGTTcccttgtttttgtttgtgtctttgtacccccatcttcatctgcctttccaccctcttcctcctcctctctctgatgtctttgtctctctgcctctctccatcaAGCGTTAACCAGAGTGTGACAGCAGGTATGTGATGGCTGGAGCTGCTGTGGGTGACCACTGGACCGCTCGGGGCAGATATCAGAGTATATCTCGGAGCAGATCTCAGAGCAGATCTCAGAGCAGATCTCTGAGCAGGCTGTGACTCCACTGCTGCAGGGCACACACAAGATCCGCAGCAGGTAGGCCGGGACTGGACATTTACCTTAACTTGCCCTAGTAAAGGTTCATTATTGCTAGGCAAAGTATTTGGTGTGAAAACAATTAAGATTTCAATGTGCTGCCAGCCATTTTATGTCTTAAAACCTTGCAATAGCCTCTTAGTCCGTTATCACTGAATGCACCTTTTCAGAAACTCTCCTTTTATTCCCTTTCCTCGGCATGTTTTATTTGAAGTGCATAAAGAAACCATTGGTACGGTATGCTGTAAGGCGAGGAGCCGGAGGATCAACATAATTCTTACACTGCATATTGTAGCTGTTAGACCTGTTGGTATTTCTACTGACTcttccatcctttatccaaaccgcttatcctgctctcagggttgcggggatgctggagcctatcccagcagtctttgggctaTTTCTACTTGAATTTTCATGATAGATTAAGACCGGATTAAAAGATGCCAACTGATCCCAGTACAATCAAATCACATATTAAAAGGATTGATTTGTTTTTAGGAAAAATACGGTTTTTCTTCAGCTCCTCCTGTGTCTTATTGACAgctttcttttcctcttctcaAAGGATGGACCTTCTCAACTGCACCGAGGGGGTGTTTTCCACAAGCAGCAGTGGTTACGACTCACTGGAGACCACCAGAACTCCCCGCAGCAAGATCCTGCTTACCCTGACCCTGTCTGTGCTGGCTCTTCTGACCACAGTCATCAACTGCCTGGTGATCACAGCCATCATAGTGACTCGCAAGCTGCACCACCCGGCCAACTACCTCATTTGCTCATTGGCAGTGACTGACCTGCTGGTTGCTGTGCTGGTCATGCCATTCAGTATCGTCTACATCCAGAGAGAAAACTGGGTCATGGGCCAGGTGTTGTGCACTATCTGGTTGAGCGTGGATGTCACCTGTTGCACCTGCTCCATTCTCCACTTGGCTGCGATCGCCATCGACCGCTACAGGGCCATCACGGATGCTGTAGAGTACTCCCGCAAGCGCACTGGAGCCAGGGCAGGGGTGATGGTGGGGGTGGTGTGGTTCTTGTCCAGCCTCATCTCCTTACCCCCTCTGCTGTGGCGGCACTACAACGGGGATTCGACTCAGGACGACCAGTGCACCATCACCCACCACCACATGGCCTTTACCCTGTACTCCACCCTGGGAGCATTTTACATCCCTCTGCTGCTTATCCTCATCCTCTACTACAAGATTTACCGGGCCGCCCAGACACTCTACATGCGCAGGGAGGCCAGCCGGGCTAGCCGCTACTCCTGCATGACCAATGGGAGCACTATCCCCTCCTCCTTCCCCGCAGGAGACAGGGACGCGGAACCTCGCAGCCCGGAGCCCCTGAATCCCGCTGACAAGTCTTTCTCTGACCCCTCCATCGAAGAGAAGGATCGCACGCGTATAACGGTAAAGAAACCCAGGCGCAAGTTGCGCCAGAGTGAATCACAGCACAGCGAGTCACGCAGCAATCCGCCGTACCAAGGGCCGCGGATCTCTGGCACACGGGAGCGAAAAGCAGCCTCCACACTGGGATTGATATTGGGAGCCTTTGTCATATGTTGGCTGCCGTTCTTTGTCAAAGAGGTGATCGTCAACACCTGCAACTCTTGTAATACTTCAACTGAGATGGCCGACTTCCTGACGTGGCTGGGCTACCTCAACTCACTGATCAACCCGCTCATCTACACCGTCTTTAATGAGGACTTCAAAAAGGCTTTCCAGAGACTGTTTAGGTGCAATCATTATCtctgacacacacaaaaaaaatcacagtcgTACACGTAAGCCATCATACATAAATGCAGACAAGCAAACACATAATGGCGGAGTGAGAGATCATTACGCTACAGGCAACAAACTGCTGCCTGCATGTGTCAGAGGGAATCGTTTTCTCAAATAGAAAATGATCCATAGCCACCCCTCCTGGACCCCCCACCAGACAAAGGCTCAGCAACCCCTTCTGCCACGCAGTTCCTGGCTGGAATTCATGCAACGCTATTATTAACAACCAAGATCACCTTGATATGAATTGTGCTGTGGGAATATTGACCTGCGGGATTTCGAAAGTGTTCAGTGGCTGACCTTTTTAACGTTGGGGCATTATCGATCAGCAACCTTTTAAAGTGTCATAACAGCTGGTCATTATTTCTGCACGTTCCAACGACCGTCTTCCTGTCTGGTCACAGTTGGATAGCAGAAGTACGACGGCACATCAGGTTTCTGTGGTTGTGACTTTGTCGATGATGATTTTTATCCATGGATGAGTCAATGCAGTGATTGTTTACAGGAGCAGAGGACATTTACAATATTCATTCAGCCGCACTGATAATTAAATCATCGCAAATCTTCGTACTTCTGCAGTGTAAATAAATCAACTTTAATGCGAGTTCCACTTCATCGGGATGGCACAGGAGTCTAATTGGTTGGTGATAAGGGCCTTATTATTGTCTTATTCTACCCATGGAAAGATATTATCCACAGCTTTTACCATCCTCGTATCTGTAAAGTCGCCTTTGCTTGGAATTCAGATTGACAGACAACAGTGGGCCTcatttatcatccatccattatccaagccgcttatcccagtcgggggtcgcggatgctggagcctaccccggcAGTCATTTATCAGTCTATTTGTAAAGAAACGTGTACATTTTCTTGTAACATTGTATCACATAACGTACACAACATTCTGGTGTTCGGGAGCAATTAATTCATAATGATATGGGTATGTTGATTAATACCCATCACTTCTAATTGAAAAGTGTCATCATGGCTTAGAGTCCTTGTAAGGGTTGTGCCACAGCAGAGGATCTCACACCTGAACCCTCTGCAAgtaaaataagaagaagaagaaatgcatCAAAAAACATGACACATTTTCCCAAATCACAACTAAATTGTTCTCAAGATAAATCTACAGGCCTGCCTATCAAACTGTATTGTCAATGTGACATCAAGACAATCAAATTAATTAAGAGTTTCATACTGTGTTACGTCAGGCTGTTACATAAAGGACACAGTGATAAGTAAATGAAAGGATCACAAGATAgagcacatttttttaaattcataCTCATGAAAAAATTATTTGTGCATCAGCATGTCACAAGAAAGAGTCTGTTGGGCTTGCTTTTCTTTCTATTGAAAAGGGACGTTGCTTCCAAGTCAGATAACCAAGCTATGACTGCAGAGTCTGCAGCTAGGAAGGCGGGGACAGCAGATTCCCGCCATTTCTGTTCAATACATCGCAGTGTTTGTTTTACACGTCATGCTAAATGAGACAGGTGGCTGTAAAGCAGTTATTCTTGTCTTCTATTAACAGTCAGTAACGAGCTGAGACAACACGTGCGACACTGTGTTTTCCATGTAGGCTCTAGGAGCGAATAGCTATTTGTGTGTGAGCGCGTGTTGCTAAGGctcttcccagatagcatccggatgtgggccacttcaggcaccgatgtggcactgatggtcttcttctggccctgacaaaatggatatgagcctgaagtggcccacatgtataatagcaaatatggcccaaatacgccaagtcagatgtgggcctttttggcaaagatgcagtgctctaggcaacatgtaatctggatgtgaccttgACGTGACCCACGTGGTAAGTGGTGAATATAGcctaaatatcacaaaacaaatacgggccacctttggcatatacactatatgtactaaagtattgggacacctggccattacacctacatgaGCTTTTAtgtcatcccattctaaatccataggcattaatatggagtttgtCCGCCCTTtgtagctataacagcttccactcttctgggaaggctttccacaagactttggaatgtgtctgtgggaatttttgcccattgttCCAGAAGAGCAATTGTGAGCACAgatactgatgttggatgagaagacctggctcgcaatctccattctagttcatcccaaaggtgttcagtggggttgaggtcagggctctgtgcgggccagtcaagttcttccacaccaaactcacccaaccatgtcttaatggaccttgctttgcgcactggggcacagtcatgctggaacagaaaagggccctccccaaactgtcccCACAAAGTTGAAAGCATAGAATTTCCCAAAATGTCTTAGTATGCTGAATCGTTAAGAgctcccttcactggaactaaggggcctagcccaacccctgaaagacaaccccataccattacccctcctccaccaaactttacatttGGCAAATTGCAGTCAGGCaagtaatgttctcctggcatccgccaagcccagactcgtccatcagactgccagacagagaagcatgattcgtcactccacagaacacgttttcactgctccagagtccagtggcagtgtgctttacaccactccatccgacacttggcattgtgcttggtgatgtaaggcttgcatgcagctgctcagtcatggaaacctattccatgaagctcccggcgcacagtttttgtgctgatgttaatgccagaggaagtttggaatctGCAGTTATTGACTCAACAGAGCGTTGGAGACTTTTACGccctatgcgcctcagcacttgttgacctcgctgtgtgactttacatggtctgccacttcgtggatgagttgctgttgttcctaaatgcttccacttttcaataatacctcttgcagttgaccgtggaatatctagcagggaagaaatttcacgaactgacttactgcaaaggcggcatcctatgacagtaccacgcttgaactCACCGagttcttcagaacgacccattctttcacaaatgtttgtaaatgcagactgcatggctagatGCTTgactttatacacctgtggcaatggatctgaatgaaacacctgaattcaatgattaagaggtgtgtcccaatacttttgtccatatagtgtatgtggcacatgcggcattgctatgacttggttctggcccagatttggcaaacaggagtggaccacccaagtgccatcattccatgtggtatgtgtgCCAGATGACTTGTTGGGCGTGGGACGGGTCCGAGCCACATCCCTTATATTAGGGCAATCGTGGCTCCACTTTACCATTAAGTGATGGCCTCATGGCCATGAAAGAAGAGAAGGACCGCACTTCTACAGAAGAGCAGAAttgcacccccccctttttccccccaattgtatttttaGGCCAAATTGGccaaattaccccattcttccaagccgtccaggttgctgctgcaccccctctactgatctggggagggctgcagactaccacacgcctcctccgatacatgaggagtcaccagctgcttcttttcacctgacagtgaggagtttcaccagggggacgtagcgcatgggaagatcacgctattcccccagttccccctcccccctgaacaggcgccccgaccaaccagaggaggcgctagtgcagcgaccaggacacacacccacatccggcttcccacccgcagacacgtccaattgtgtctgtagggacgcccgaccaagccggaggtaacacggggatttgaaccggcggaaCACCGAGGCAAAGGCCAAACCCTTGTCAAATTACCGAGTTGTACATCCTTTTCTGTTGATTCGAGTTAACACTTCCTAAGTAATTACTCAAACTTTCCTAGTTTTTTAGGACCCTTCAAAGGTAATCAACCGTTACTCTTCAATGGCTcttgatttgatttaatttgatttgatttgatttaaggcCAAAAGAGCAACAAGATAACACTCAACAGATTCACGCTTCCCTGAGTATGATTGAAGTGTTCGCAGGAGCTCTTGCAAAATACTTGTAAAAATGATCGTCCCGAGTAAGCAAACACTTCATACACGCCAAACTTCTTGTgtgaccatctatgtgaagggtTTACAAAGCAAAGCGTTTGTAACCGGATTGATGTAGTAGGTCAAATGTCCACAATGTGTAGAAAACTACGGGACCAAGCCAGAGCATTTCAAATTCCGTTTTCACCCAATTTGGTGCTGATACCTAAATCATACTAAATTCTCCTTAATCCCTTGATTCTTCCGGTTTATCTATTCCCCCCCCGGTAGCCATTACACACCTCACCTCATCCCACCTGACTCCCTACCCACACCGTGTTCCTTCCCACTCCGTAGGTTAATGACGATGACTGCTGATGGAGAAATACTCATTATAGCACTCCCACCCACGCACTCTGAATAGAGCGCTGAGCCCTCCCAGCATGCGGAGAGGACACGGCGCGTGCATGCAGACTACGAGGGTAGCTCCAGGGTGAACGACACGGAGATGATAGGAGGTTTGTCAGAAACACCGCTGATTTCACTCTACCCCTCTGGTTCTCCAGCTTTTTTTGTTCCTCTACAAGGACGCTCATTACCAACCACACCAGTATCTATCCCCAGCTCTGCCGTTTTCCTTTTTAAATGACGGTTCTGTGTTAAGATGAGGTTTGTTGTTTCTTTTGCTCTTCTTTTCAGCCTgattggtgggtgggtgggtggatgctgACTCAGACCTCATCTCGGCTTTGCTGTTTGATGTGGTTCAGATATAGGAACAGAGGGAGGTGTTGGCTCTTTTTTTAAGTGACTACTTGTGATTCTACACCAAATCTGTTAGGGGAAAACTATAGGTATGGGTCAGGCAAGCCAGAAAAAGGTGCGTCATCGATGGGGTTTGTGTCCTCATGATATGTTATGGCATCCCCATATTTCAATATGGTAAATGTTAAAAGAGACTCAACTGTCCTCTCAATTCTCATCTTGTGGCGCCCCTTTGTGTCTAAATCCAAGATTGCAGACCGCACTGCCTGTAATTAACTATCAATTTTCGGCCATTATGGCGCAGGGATCGATAAATAAATCGTTATTACACGGATCTCAATTAatcaaagaaataaaataaagaatctATATGAACCTTCTGAGTGTTTCTTGTCTGACTTCTGTCCAGTGGGTCTGATGTTTGACTGAGGTGAGGCGATGAATCAAGGCACGTAACCGTCTCCGGTTCTCAGGATCCTCTTTGAATTTTCTCTGTTTGTACACAGACTGTTGCTATGTCAAGTAGGAAGTGATCAGATGTCCTCAGATCATGACCACTAAATAAGAGCTGGTGGAAGTTATTCCTACACACATCTACAGACGGGTGACAGATTGCACAAAAACCGGAATGTTTGACCCCTTcagtcccagatagcatccggatgtgggccacttcaggcaacgatgcggcactggtggtcttcttctggccctgacaaaatggatgtgagcctgaagtggcccacatgtataatatcaaatatggcccaaatatgccaaatcacatgtgggccttttttttggcaaagatgcggtgctctgggcaacatgtaatctggatgtgaccctgaagtggcccgtgtggtaaatggggaatatggcccaaatatcacacaacaaatatgagCCACCTTTgcaaaatatgtggcacatgcagcattgctatggctcggttctggcccagatttggcaaacaggagcggaccgcccatgtgccatcattccacgcggtatgtgggccggatgaagtgtcgggtgtgggacgggtccgggctacAGCAACTTTGCCATCTgggtgagggggtctgggggctctgttatgctgttggggggcattttcctggcatggtttgggtcctgttgtcccctcagagggaagggtcactgcacatCAATACGAAGTTATTcttagtgatcacctttatcctgtgatgagACGTGTCTGTCCTGATGGGACAGGATGACAACGCCCCCCATCCACGGGACACGAGGGGTtactggatggtttgatgaggatgatgtaaatcacatgctatggccttcacagtcaccagatctcaacccaacctAACACCGACGGGAGGTTTTGGACCAACGTTTAACCCCGCTTTCCTTGACTGCTGACTAGCTCTAAAGACGCCACACAGCACGCGGCCTCCTCTGTCCAGACAGGCGAAGGGAACAAATAGGTGGTCAAACTGCACTGGATTATACAGACTGCAGCTCCGTTGCTCACCAAGTCCAACAACACAGGGGAGTGTTGTGGTTTATCGTGCCTTGTTTTACAAAGTAATAGAAAAATAATCAACTGTGATTTCGGTATATTCGAGATACTTAATTGGTCCCCGTGGAGGAaccacactctgcatttaacccgtactagctgtgtggctaggagcagcgggcagccgccgtgcagcacccggggaccaactccagctcgtcttgccatgccttgctcaggggcacagacaggattattaaccctctaacatgcatgtcttttggacggtgggaggaaaccggagcacccggagaaaacccaccacagacacggggagagcaatgcaaactccacacagaggatgacccgggatgaccccccaagggtggactacctcggggttcgaatccaggaccttcttgctgtgaggcgacggacGGCGCTAACCTTCTTCTACtttgtgtttattggcggttggcaaactaTTGAAttagtgcattaccgccaccaactggtatggagtgtggatcagaacGTCTATTAGGTACAGTATCTCCCACCCCCAccgcccgccccccccaaaaaatctcaAATCTTCTCAAtcaaattagttactctaaggtACTGAAATGagattttataacactcagtttagttcttctgtagaatatctgTTAAATTAAATTCAATTAATTTTTGAATTAAATTGATTATTTTATTAATTAAGTATTAAATTAGATTAATTATTACTAAATCAACATGTGAAATCAAATTGCACTTTTATTTTCCTGAGATTTGGAGTCATACGccgtctttctgcctcatatttctgacagtATATCATAGCACGCTCTATTGTTTCTCCTTGCCCACAGGAGTCACATCTGCCTGGATTGCGTTTGCCTATTTTGAAACgtgtactgtttagtccagtgtgtccacatctgagtcttgaaattattgtctcatctctcctgttcctccctgcacacctcatttctcCCGCTTTCCTGTGAGCTGTGTAAAACCATCGTCCTTTCCTCGCTTCCTCCcgttgcctttgccacctttccttcagCATGTGCTTAATAATGCTCGTTATTACAGTCTTGTTTAAAGTAACGACCAAATCCATGTGATTACGTTTTGTAGCCTTCTTTGCAACCTTATCTAGTGCTTCATTTCCCTTAAGGCCAATGTGTGCCGGCGCCCAGAGAAATGATACTGTAAGACCCATCATTTGAGGTCTATATAATGTTTGTTGTGCCTCCATTAAAATGCCTGGTCTGCTGTCTGAATGACAGTATTGTAAACTGGCTAGCGATGAACTAGCGTCTGAGCAAATAATTGCTCTCAGTGGTCTTGTTTCCTCTAGCCACTGCACTGCTAACTATACTGCAAGCATTTCTGCTGTGTATACTGACATCTCCTCACTGATCCTTTTCCCTACTTTAATATGAAATTGTGAAATGATAAATGCCGCTCCTGCTTTATTTAATGAACTCTCTGATGCATCTTTACAAATCTGCAGCTAACTGGGGTGATTAGCAATATAAGCCTGTATGGTATGTGAATGGACTCGGACTGGACTCggactgcttttattgtcattgcttcatatgcatgtctcatacatacgagGGAACAAAATTAAGTTTCACGTGGACCTCAGTACCACATAAAAACTAATAACgcgcaataaatattaaaaacaaaaagtgcattgtaaacaaaaattacttcacagaccgaGACATCACAAGCGCGCCTGACACAGATcgtgagtaagaaggtcaaaagtcattttgtggaaggtctcaGTGTtcgggctgttgaggaacctatcagactgaggaatgaaactattgTATAGTCtgctggaggcagcacggatgctccggtacctcctgccacagAGTAGGGGGGTGAAGTGGATGTTGGGAGGGTGGGTGGGGTTCTTCACGATGttaagagccttccgggtgcaccgtacgtcatagatggcctggatggatgggagagccgctcctatgatctttccagccgtCTTCACTATCTGCTGTAGGGGT comes from Lampris incognitus isolate fLamInc1 chromosome 11, fLamInc1.hap2, whole genome shotgun sequence and encodes:
- the htr1fa gene encoding 5-hydroxytryptamine receptor 1F, which produces MDLLNCTEGVFSTSSSGYDSLETTRTPRSKILLTLTLSVLALLTTVINCLVITAIIVTRKLHHPANYLICSLAVTDLLVAVLVMPFSIVYIQRENWVMGQVLCTIWLSVDVTCCTCSILHLAAIAIDRYRAITDAVEYSRKRTGARAGVMVGVVWFLSSLISLPPLLWRHYNGDSTQDDQCTITHHHMAFTLYSTLGAFYIPLLLILILYYKIYRAAQTLYMRREASRASRYSCMTNGSTIPSSFPAGDRDAEPRSPEPLNPADKSFSDPSIEEKDRTRITVKKPRRKLRQSESQHSESRSNPPYQGPRISGTRERKAASTLGLILGAFVICWLPFFVKEVIVNTCNSCNTSTEMADFLTWLGYLNSLINPLIYTVFNEDFKKAFQRLFRCNHYL